The Lactobacillus sp. CBA3605 genome contains a region encoding:
- a CDS encoding LysR family transcriptional regulator, translating to MDIHQIQYLITIVDNDFNLTKSARVLNVSQPALSKLISELENIENVRIFIRRKGRITGLTPVGKDLIQNGRQVSLDYQAMMQSLRDHATVQTGKITIGIAPVIISTVFNRAIPKFIQENPTIQLKIVERGAYELQKMLLLQEIDLAVIVAPATFPGITETIIYRDSVAVWFNNQHRFHDFPGAIPFNEVGQERIVTLDDSFMVTYQVKQRFQQQKIQPNFFFQTSSWDLILNMCQEMDTVGIIAAPIASNYAGTNIEHREFDPVFPWNISLCRFGDDYTSNLVHYTSDWFTNYFKHTPRHVASS from the coding sequence ATGGATATTCATCAGATTCAATACTTAATCACGATTGTTGATAACGATTTTAACCTCACTAAGAGCGCACGGGTCCTAAACGTGTCACAACCTGCGCTCAGTAAACTCATCAGTGAACTTGAAAATATTGAAAATGTGCGCATCTTTATTCGGCGCAAAGGTCGTATCACCGGTTTAACCCCCGTTGGTAAAGATCTTATTCAAAATGGTCGGCAGGTCAGTCTCGACTATCAAGCGATGATGCAAAGCCTACGCGATCACGCAACCGTTCAAACTGGTAAAATCACAATTGGCATTGCCCCAGTCATCATTTCAACCGTCTTTAATCGGGCAATTCCAAAGTTCATTCAGGAAAATCCAACGATTCAATTAAAAATCGTAGAACGTGGTGCCTACGAACTACAAAAAATGCTTTTATTACAAGAAATTGACTTAGCAGTGATTGTTGCTCCGGCAACCTTTCCTGGTATTACTGAAACAATCATTTACCGCGATTCAGTTGCAGTTTGGTTCAACAACCAACATCGTTTCCATGATTTTCCAGGAGCAATTCCCTTCAATGAAGTCGGGCAAGAACGGATTGTCACACTTGATGATAGTTTTATGGTCACTTACCAAGTTAAGCAACGCTTTCAGCAGCAAAAGATTCAACCCAACTTCTTCTTTCAAACCAGCTCTTGGGATTTAATTCTTAATATGTGCCAAGAAATGGACACTGTCGGTATTATTGCAGCCCCAATTGCTAGTAACTACGCCGGAACTAATATCGAGCATCGTGAATTCGATCCGGTTTTCCCTTGGAATATTAGCCTTTGTCGCTTCGGTGACGACTACACTAGCAATTTAGTTCATTACACTAGCGATTGGTTCACCAACTATTTTAAGCACACACCGCGACATGTAGCTTCATCATAA
- a CDS encoding A24 family peptidase: MLLLLINSYFFLTGACLGSFMTCCADRISTKQPWNWSQRSRCPHCQTQLRYWQLTPIIGLLLQRGHCYTCHQPISWTSTWIELLCGSLLLYNWQALSMLTIVWLSCYFVLIFNSLTDYHTFQVYPLTLILPALLGLSQRHLIWDNALLLVLFLLVGLYLVARLTNKFGLGDVDVLLLLICVASPVQVITSLTLAAIGALVVLSQYQQRQLPFVPFISWGFILVTQLGLAN, encoded by the coding sequence TTGTTACTTCTATTAATAAATAGTTATTTCTTTTTAACTGGTGCCTGCTTGGGATCATTCATGACTTGCTGTGCTGACCGGATCAGTACTAAGCAACCTTGGAATTGGTCACAACGTTCCCGTTGTCCACATTGCCAGACACAGTTGCGGTACTGGCAACTTACACCAATCATCGGCCTACTTTTGCAACGTGGTCATTGCTACACTTGCCACCAACCGATTAGTTGGACCTCAACTTGGATTGAATTACTGTGTGGCAGTTTACTACTTTATAACTGGCAAGCCTTATCCATGCTCACCATTGTCTGGTTAAGTTGCTACTTCGTCCTGATCTTCAATAGTCTCACGGATTACCACACCTTCCAAGTTTACCCGCTTACGCTCATCTTACCGGCGCTGCTAGGTCTTAGTCAACGCCATTTAATTTGGGATAATGCCCTATTACTCGTTTTGTTCCTATTAGTTGGACTCTACTTAGTCGCCCGCTTGACCAATAAATTCGGCTTAGGTGATGTTGACGTGTTGCTGTTATTAATTTGTGTCGCTTCCCCCGTCCAAGTAATCACCAGCTTAACGTTAGCGGCAATTGGTGCCCTCGTCGTCTTAAGCCAATACCAGCAACGACAGCTTCCTTTTGTGCCCTTTATCAGTTGGGGTTTCATTCTAGTGACCCAACTAGGCCTCGCCAATTGA
- the rpsL gene encoding 30S ribosomal protein S12, whose amino-acid sequence MPTINQLIRKGRKSKVSKSNAPALNFGYNSYKKVQTNNPAPQKRGVATRVGTMTPKKPNSALRKYARVRLSNLIEVTAYIPGIGHNLQEHSVVLIRGGRVKDLPGVRYHVIRGTLDTAGVEDRRQSRSKYGTKKPKE is encoded by the coding sequence ATGCCAACAATTAATCAATTAATTCGCAAAGGCCGTAAGTCTAAAGTATCAAAATCGAACGCCCCAGCTTTGAACTTTGGGTATAACAGTTACAAGAAGGTTCAAACTAACAATCCAGCACCACAAAAACGGGGTGTCGCTACTCGTGTCGGCACAATGACTCCTAAGAAGCCTAACTCGGCTTTACGGAAGTACGCGCGTGTCCGTCTATCTAACTTGATTGAAGTTACAGCTTACATTCCTGGTATTGGTCACAACCTCCAAGAACATAGTGTTGTTTTAATTCGTGGTGGACGTGTAAAGGATTTACCTGGTGTTCGTTATCATGTTATCCGTGGTACTTTAGATACTGCCGGTGTCGAAGATCGTCGCCAAAGCCGTTCTAAGTACGGGACTAAAAAGCCAAAGGAATAA
- the rpsG gene encoding 30S ribosomal protein S7: protein MPRRGHVAKREVLPDPMYDSKLVTRLINHLMLDGKRGTASTILYDAFDQIKEQTGNEPLEVFEEAMKNVMPVLEVKARRVGGSNYQVPIEVRPDRKSTLGLRWIVQYARSRGEHTMSDRLAREIMDAANNTGASVKKREDTHKMAEANRAFAHYRW from the coding sequence ATGCCAAGAAGAGGACATGTCGCAAAGCGCGAAGTTTTGCCTGATCCAATGTACGATTCAAAATTAGTAACGCGTTTAATCAACCACTTAATGTTAGATGGTAAACGCGGAACTGCATCAACAATCTTGTATGATGCGTTCGATCAAATTAAAGAACAAACTGGTAATGAACCTTTAGAAGTCTTCGAAGAAGCTATGAAGAACGTTATGCCAGTACTTGAAGTTAAAGCTCGCCGTGTTGGTGGATCTAACTATCAAGTTCCTATCGAAGTTCGTCCAGATCGTAAATCGACCTTGGGCCTTCGTTGGATCGTTCAATACGCACGTTCACGTGGTGAACACACCATGTCAGACCGGTTAGCTCGTGAAATCATGGATGCTGCTAACAATACTGGTGCCTCAGTTAAAAAGCGTGAAGATACGCATAAAATGGCTGAAGCCAACCGTGCCTTTGCACATTATCGTTGGTAA